DNA sequence from the Deltaproteobacteria bacterium genome:
CTCGAAAACCGGTTGCAGGTGCGCCTCGTCCCACGGATCTACGCCCTCTATCGCCGTCGCCAGGGCTTCAAATAGAGGCGCCAGGTCCTGCGTCAGGAACTTCTTCATCGCCTGCTCGTCATACTCCACCGCGTCTCTGAAATAGAACGCCGCTCCATCGGCCATCTCTTCCAACGTTTTGGAACGGGTTTGAAGCGTTGCAGCGGCCGCGGCCACGACCCCGCGATCCGGTTCTTCGATTCCCGCTCGCTTCAGGAACGGAATCAGAGGCTCGACCAGGTCGGCAGGATCGGACTCCTTGATGTAATGGCTGTTCAGCCAGAGCAGCTTCTCGGGATTGAATACGCCCGCGGACTTCCCAACGTTTTCCAGGCTGAATTTCTCCAGGAGCTCACTCCGTGAGAAAACCTCCTGGTCCCCGCTAGACCACCCCAAGCGGACCAGGTAGTTCAGCAATGCACCCGGCAGGTATCCCATATCCCGATAGGCCAGCACGCTCGTGGCTCCGTGCCTTTTGCTGAGCCTGGTCTTGTCCGACCCTAAAATCATGGGAACGTGGGCGTACTTAGGCAACGGAACGCCCAACGCATTGTAGATAAGGATTTGTCGCGGTGTATTGTTCACGTGATCGTCGCCCCGGATGACATGGGTCACGTTCATCGTAATATCGTCCACCACCACGGCCAGGTGGTACGTGGGACTCCCGTCGCTTCGTTGCAGGATCAAGTCGTCGAGTTCGCCGTTGTCAAAGGAAATGGGGCCTTTGATCAGATCGTTGTATCGGGTTTCCCCCATGACCGGCGACCGGAGTCTGACCACGGCCCCTTTTGCCGGCCCCAGGCCCAAATCCCGGCATTTCCGGTCGTACATGGGCTTACGCCCCTGGGCCAGAGCTTCTTTTCTCTTGAATTCCAACTCATCCGGCTGGCAATGACAGTAGTACGCCTCTCCCCTGTCCAGTAGCCGCCGGATGTGGTCCACGTACAGTTCCGTCCGTTTCGATTGATAGTAGGGACCTTCGTCCCAATCCAGACCCATCCAGCGCATGCCTTCCAGTATGGCGTCCACATACTCGTCCGACGATCGGGCCACGTCCGTGTCTTCCAGCCGCAAAATAAACGTTCCCCCGTTCTGTCGGGCGAACAGCCAATTGAACAAAGCCGTTCGTGCGCCCCCGATATGAAGATATCCCGTTGGGCTCGGAGGGAACCGGGTAATTACCTTTTCCACTTGATTGTCCTCGCTTTCCATACAAACCGATCCGGACCGGCACCGGTTCCAAACCACATTTTCGATCAAATCTCAAGCCCCTCCGCGAAAAAACGACTCGAGGATCTTTTCGTCCGTCCAACGTCCCCGTTTCCCGAAGGCCTTTCTCCCAACAGAAATCCCCCGCCCGAAAAGGCCGGGGGACCGCGTGGATGGCCGACGGCCGTGGATCGGCCCGGTGGCGCCTTTCGGCGTTAATGAATGATGAACCCCGCGTATCCGACCACTTGGCCGTAGTCCCCGGTCGCGTCGCCGCTGGTGGCGTAGGCCGTCAGATCGCTGTTCTCGGCGCCCAGCTCCAAACAGGCCAACAGGGTGATCGTGACGGGAATCACTCCGCACATGGAAATACCATGGTCCACCACGGTCCGGTACAATCCTTCCGGGTCCATGGCTTTGATACGATCCATGGCCATACGGTCTTTCCGGCCCGCGGCTTCCTGGGATTCGTAGTGCGTCATGTCCGAACTTGCGACGATTAACGTCGGGTCGCCGATTTCCTCGATACTCTGCGCCAAAGCGTGTCCTATGGATACACAATCCGAGTACTTAAGAAACGACAGTGCAACCGGGGTCAGCTTGAAATCCGATCGGATTCCCTGGATGAAAGGCAACTGAACTTCCAGGGAATGCTCGTAACGGTGGGCCTCGGCGTCGACTTTCATCAACGGACAGTGGGCCACCAACCGATCCGCCATAACCGAATCGAGTTCCACTCTCCCATTGGGCATGTCCCAGGAACCGTCTCTCATAACGGCCACACGCGATCCGATTCCCCGGTGGTTCACGCCCAGCAGCACCACGCGCTCGGGAATCCGGATCCTCGAGTACACGCTGCCCGCCACTTTACCTGAATACATGTACCCTGCATGGGGCGCCACCACACCACGGGCCGTTTGTTTGGACACATTTTTTTCCAGATACCC
Encoded proteins:
- the gltX gene encoding glutamate--tRNA ligase, whose product is MESEDNQVEKVITRFPPSPTGYLHIGGARTALFNWLFARQNGGTFILRLEDTDVARSSDEYVDAILEGMRWMGLDWDEGPYYQSKRTELYVDHIRRLLDRGEAYYCHCQPDELEFKRKEALAQGRKPMYDRKCRDLGLGPAKGAVVRLRSPVMGETRYNDLIKGPISFDNGELDDLILQRSDGSPTYHLAVVVDDITMNVTHVIRGDDHVNNTPRQILIYNALGVPLPKYAHVPMILGSDKTRLSKRHGATSVLAYRDMGYLPGALLNYLVRLGWSSGDQEVFSRSELLEKFSLENVGKSAGVFNPEKLLWLNSHYIKESDPADLVEPLIPFLKRAGIEEPDRGVVAAAAATLQTRSKTLEEMADGAAFYFRDAVEYDEQAMKKFLTQDLAPLFEALATAIEGVDPWDEAHLQPVFEQLMEQYEVKFGRIAQPLRVSLTGKTVSPGIFEVLEVLGREKTLRRMREALGRMKGE
- the amrB gene encoding AmmeMemoRadiSam system protein B → MLRPPAVADQFYPGNPAVLAREVQGYLEKNVSKQTARGVVAPHAGYMYSGKVAGSVYSRIRIPERVVLLGVNHRGIGSRVAVMRDGSWDMPNGRVELDSVMADRLVAHCPLMKVDAEAHRYEHSLEVQLPFIQGIRSDFKLTPVALSFLKYSDCVSIGHALAQSIEEIGDPTLIVASSDMTHYESQEAAGRKDRMAMDRIKAMDPEGLYRTVVDHGISMCGVIPVTITLLACLELGAENSDLTAYATSGDATGDYGQVVGYAGFIIH